Proteins from a genomic interval of Diprion similis isolate iyDipSimi1 chromosome 10, iyDipSimi1.1, whole genome shotgun sequence:
- the LOC124411818 gene encoding glycine-rich cell wall structural protein 1.8-like isoform X1, translating into MDGSPTGRGGFRGRGGPGGPPMRGRGGFGDRGRGGPPRGGMMRGGRGGGPGGPGGMRGGPPGMRGRGGPPGRGGRGGHFPPGGPPDVGMVAGPGGGPPPPGMAGPPRGGRGGGGVGGFRGGRGRGDFGRGDMRGGGGGFRGRGGGMDRGGGRGGGRGGGGPPRGGPGGRGGFGDRGGRGGIGGRGGAIKRGGGPMGAGGPAKRPRFDQAPSQNSNGYSAPPNNQGYGSGGPPGNGYSQQQLPPQQQQQQPQPGGGGYGGYSAQQGPYAQPYSGYESYQQAPDYAQPTGYAAPAPTDGRYGGAPNVPPAAAYNSADPYSYGKASAPGDPYAAGYQQGAAAGAAAGGGGYAPANPYDDRSSNATTATTGGGYSTQSYDYPSQDGGYGKQQDYGGSAGYQNAQSQRRY; encoded by the exons ATGGACGGCTCACCAACCGGCAGAGGAGGATTTCGCGGTCGTGGAGGACCCGGCGGACCGCCGATGAGGGGACGCGGTGGATTCGGAGACAGAGGACG AGGTGGACCCCCTAGGGGTGGTATGATGCGAGGCGGCCGAGGAGGAGGTCCTGGCGGACCAGGAGGGATGCGGGGTGGACCCCCTGGCATGAGAGGCAGAGGCGGGCCACCTGGTCGAGGAGGACGTGGCGGACACTTTCCCCCAGG AGGTCCACCAGATGTGGGAATGGTGGCAGGTCCAGGAGGTGGCCCTCCTCCGCCAGGCATGGCAGGTCCCCCCAGGGGAGGTCGAGGCGGTGGCGGAGTCGGTGGCTTCCGAGGTGGGAGAGGAAGAGGCGACTTTGGTAGAGGTGACATGCGTGGCGGTGGTGGAGGTTTCAGAGGACGCGGAGGCGGCATGGACCGCGGAGGTGGTAGGGGAGGTGGCCGTGG GGGTGGTGGTCCCCCAAGAGGCGGTCCAGGCGGCAGAGGTGGGTTTGGAGATCGAGGTGGTAGAGGAGGCATCGGCGGCAGAGGAGGCGCGATCAAGCGAGGTGGTGGCCCGATGGGAGCTGGTGGGCCAGCAAAGAGGCCCAGGTTCGATCAGGCTCCGTCGCAGAATTCAAATGGCTATTCTGCCCCACCAAATAA CCAGGGTTACGGCAGTGGTGGACCACCCGGCAACGGCTACTCTCAGCAGCAGCTGCCGccgcaacaacaacagcaacaaccaCAGCCAGGAGGTGGAGGATACGGTGGATACTCAGCGCAGCAGGGACCCTACGCTCAGCCTTATTCTGGCTACGAGAGCTATCAGCAGGCACCTGACTACGCCCAGCCTACC GGATACGCAGCGCCAGCACCTACGGACGGAAGGTATGGCGGAGCACCCAACGTACCACCTGCAGCCGCCTACAACTCGGCTGACCCCTATAGCTATGGAAAAGCATCTGCACCGG GTGACCCGTACGCAGCCGGTTACCAGCAGGGGGCTGCAGCGGGTGCGGCAGCTGGGGGTGGCGGTTACGCCCCTGCCAACCCCTATGATGACCGATCCTCTAACGCCACCACCGCAACAACCGGGGGTGGCTACTCTACGCAGTCCTACG ACTATCCGAGTCAAGATGGCGGGTATGGGAAACAGCAGGACTATG GTGGCAGTGCTGGTTACCAAAACGCCCAGTCTCAGCGACGCTATTAA
- the LOC124411820 gene encoding C-type lectin domain family 12 member B produces MLGAWIGIPTALLTVWMTLPGTNAIYLPSNVSKSSSADSPGPWSEILEDWVLSGGASSRMSRVMKIGDNALTVSPTGNSPNKRDVSETDLYLLGAIEKLVYRVDYMEKRLRRAEELLYYVVSGNNQAKDPCPNNYTRVGKNCYHFSAREFDWKSSASMCRGFGGNLAELESVEENQDLIAHLQTAKKVRGKSFWTGGLNPGLLWIWAGSARPVHQDTKQNVTGDGRCLKLEYNPASRIYSYKGDDCGARHRYVCEFSTDDESANKLERTARELTVRRRDAV; encoded by the exons ATGCTAGGGGCGTGGATTGGGATTCCGACCGCTCTGCTGACGGTGTGGATGACATTGCCGGGTACGAATG CAATATATCTTCCCTCAAACGTGTCAAAGTCGTCATCCGCCGACTCTCCAGGGCCTTGGAGCGAAATTTTGGAAGACTGGGTTCTTAGTGGTGGAGCTTCTTCTCGCATGTCAAGGGTAATGAAGATCGGTGACAACGCTTTGACTGTCTCGCCGACTGGGAATTCGCCGAACAAGCGGGATGTTTCCGAAACGGATCTGTACCTTCTGG GAGCGATAGAGAAACTCGTCTACAGGGTGGATTACATGGAAAAACGATTAAGAAGGGCAGAGGAGCTGCTCTACTATGTGGTTTCAGGAAACAATCAGGCTAAAG ATCCGTGCCCGAATAACTACACGCGGGTGGGCAAGAACTGCTACCACTTCAGCGCTCGCGAGTTCGACTGGAAGTCGTCGGCGAGCATGTGCAGAGGTTTCGGTGGCAATCTAGCGGAATTGGAGTCCGTGGAGGAGAACCAGGACCTGATAGCCCACCTGCAGACGGCCAAAAAGGTCAGGGGTAAGAGCTTCTGGACTGGGGGATTGAATCCTGGTCTCCTGTGGATATGGGCTGGAAGTGCAAGACCTGTGCACCAGGATACTAAGCAAAACGTGACCGGCGACGGGAGATGTCTTAAGCTCGAGTACAACCCGGCCTCGAGGATATATTCGTACAAAGGAGACGATTGCGGGGCAAGGCACAGATACGTTTGCGAGTTTTCCACGGATGATGAGTCCGCGAACAAACTCGAGAGGACGGCACGCGAATTGACGGTGCGTCGTCGGGATGCAGTTTAA
- the LOC124411819 gene encoding nicotinamidase-like → MALDKKTWDSSDALLAKFDANHDGLIDYDEFRSMCVELFGPDEVERHEYRVRDIFDILDLDEDGYLNREEWERCYNEWTLVVVNPVNVLIVVDVQNDFIDGSLALRHCGKGQDGIEVIEPINRLLAEVKWNKVVYSLDWHPETHIGFYENLGLRELHSDSKISKEEAKLFDTVVFRDPYLEQRLWPKHCVIDSWGAQLHKDLVIAPGSGKVRKGQHPDMEAYSVFSDNNCADSRELLNILEEVGATDLYVCGLAYDVCVKATCLDGLRLGYRLAVVEDCCRGVNPVDVEETRRLIEEGGGLLTDSQAVPRFVNGDTRSLVMALQLAKSMAKKNGTAVARAE, encoded by the exons ATGGCCTTGGACAAGAAGACCTGGGACTCTTCGGATGCCCTGCTCGCCAAGTTTGACGCCAATCACGACGGCCTCATCGACTACGATGAGTTCAGGAGCATGTGCGTCGAGCTATTCGGACCCGACGAGGTTGAGCGGCACGAGTACAGGGTCAGGGATATATTCGACATCCTTGACCTCGACGAAGACGGATATCTCAACCGCGAGGAATGGGAAAG GTGCTACAATGAATGGACGTTGGTCGTGGTGAATCCTGTGAATGTTTTAATCGTTGTCGACGTGCAGAACGACTTCATCGATGGTTCGCTCGCGCTCCGACACTGCGGTAAGGGGCAAGACGGCATTGAAGTAATCGAGCCAATAAATCGATTGCTAGCTGAGGTAAAGTGGAACAAAGTTGTCTATTCCCTTGATTGGCACCCCGAGACGCACATTGGGTTCTACGAAAACCTTGGTCTTCGTGAGCTCCACTCAGATTCTAAG ATCTCCAAAGAGGAAGCCAAGCTTTTCGACACAGTCGTATTCCGCGATCCGTACCTGGAACAGCGATTGTGGCCGAAGCATTGCGTAATCGACTCATGGGGGGCGCAGTTGCACAAGGATCTGGTTATAGCGCCGGGATCAGGCAAG GTGCGAAAAGGCCAGCATCCGGACATGGAGGCGTACTCAGTGTTTTCGGATAACAATTGTGCGGACTCGCGAGAACTGCTGAACATCCTGGAGGAGGTCGGAGCGACGGACCTATACGTCTGTGGCCTCGCCTACGACGTCTGCGTAAAGGCGACTTGCCTCGACGGTCTCCGACTCGGTTACCGACTAGCCGTCGTCGAGGATTGCTGCCGCGGTGTCAACCCCGTCGACGTCGAGGAGACGCGTCGCCTCATCGAGGAGGGTGGCGGCCTTCTGACCGATTCGCAGGCTGTGCCGCGGTTCGTTAACGGAGATACCCGCAGCCTCGTGATGGCTCTGCAGCTTGCGAAGTCAATGGCAAAGAAGAATGGCACCGCGGTTGCTCGTGCGGAATAA
- the LOC124411817 gene encoding RCC1 and BTB domain-containing protein 1-like, with translation MSRADLKNWPVFSLLEPEFVTKIHLVVVYGNLGNEALIVTRDDMVYALGSNTTGCLGTGDSHSTLHPRKVEALCEKGVKTFAYGSGPHVLALTNAGEVYSWGHNGYFELGNGTSNQGLTPTVVSLHSTGKIVVDVACGSHHSLALTNEGEVYAWGQNNCGQVGSGISSHQGAPRKVNSGLTGKKVVSIVCGQTSSIAVTDGGEVYGWGYNGVGQLGIGNYVNQLNPIKVTALATVVIEKVACGYAHTLALSDEGTLYVWGGNSYGQLGLGNKANASSPVKVTVVEMGRVSDIAAIHYNHISVAVGQGGCVYMWGQCRGQSVTWPTPTRLLHPHDALAFYATPSVMHRPLLLHAEEETGILDCLRQAFDDATTSDLVIQVQGKPIHVHKSVLKIRCQHFRSMFQEHWAEDSQNIVQLDQFSHAVYKSFLRYLYTDEVDLPAENALELLDLANAYCESQLKRRCVQMIKRGITVENAAFLYSTAIEYNAQELEDFCFKFALNHMTAVIQTQNFSNLDETTLKTFIRKAAQAGAFKT, from the exons ATGTCAAGAGCAGATCTAAAGAATTGGCCAGTATTTAGCTTACTGGAACCGGAATTTGTAACCAAGATACACTTGGTTGTCGTATACG GTAATCTGGGGAACGAGGCATTGATCGTGACGAGGGATGACATGGTATACGCCCTTGGTAGCAACACGACCGGCTGCCTGGGCACCGGGGACTCCCATAGCACACTGCATCCAAGAAAGGTCGAAGCTCTTTGTGAGAAAGGGGTGAAGACCTTCGCCTATGGAAGCGGTCCGCACGTGTTGGCTCTCACGAACGCTGGTGAG GTTTATTCCTGGGGACACAACGGCTACTTTGAATTAGGAAATGGAACGTCCAACCAAGGCCTTACCCCAACGGTTGTGAGCCTGCATTCTACCGGAAAAATCGTAGTGGACGTTGCCTGTGGTAGCCACCATTCCTTGGCCCTGACCAATGAAGGAGAG GTATATGCCTGGGGTCAGAACAACTGCGGTCAGGTGGGTAGCGGGATAAGTTCACACCAGGGAGCCCCACGCAAGGTGAACTCGGGTCTGACCGGAAAGAAGGTTGTATCCATTGTCTGTGGCCAAACATCAAGCATAGCCGTGACTGACGGTGGCGAGGTATACGGGTGGGGTTACAATGGAGTCGGCCAACTCGGAATAGGAAATTATGTAAACCAGCTGAACCCGATCAAAGTCACTGCCCTGGCCACGGTGGTTATCG AAAAAGTCGCATGTGGTTACGCCCACACCCTGGCTTTGAGTGACGAAGGTACTCTGTATGTTTGGGGTGGAAACAGTTATGGCCAATTGGGACTCGGCAACAAAGCGAATGCCTCTAGTCCCGTCAAG GTGACCGTAGTAGAGATGGGGAGAGTATCGGACATAGCGGCCATTCACTACAACCACATAAGTGTTGCGGTTGGCCAAGGAGGATGCGTCTACATGTGGGGGCAGTGTCGGGGCCAGAGCGTCACCTGGCCGACGCCGACGCGCCTGCTTCATCCTCACGACGCCCTTGCCTTCTATGCCACTCCAAGTGTTATGCATCGACCCCTTCTGCTTCATGCCGAGGAAGAAACTGGGATACTCGACTGCTTAAGGCAAGCCTTTGATGACGCG ACGACAAGTGATCTAGTGATACAAGTTCAAGGAAAGCCAATTCACGTTCACAAATCGGTACTGAAGATCCGATGTCAACACTTCAGATCCATGTTTCAGGAACACTGGGCTGAGGACAGTCAAAA CATTGTTCAGCTGGATCAATTCTCACATGCAGTCTACAAATCTTTTCTGAGGTACTTGTACACTGACGAGGTCGATCTACCTGCTGAGAACGCATTAG AACTTCTGGATTTGGCAAATGCCTACTGCGAGAGCCAGCTGAAGAGACGCTGCGTTCAGATGATCAAGCGAGGCATTACCGTTGAAAACGCAGCGTTCCTTTACAGTACAGCAATCGAGTATAATGCTCAG GAACTAGAAGACTTCTGCTTCAAGTTTGCCCTTAACCACATGACGGCTGTGATACAAACTCAGAACTTCTCCAATCTCGACGAAACTACTTTGAAAACTTTCATACGCAAAGCTGCTCAGGCGGGAGCCTTCAAAACTTGA
- the LOC124411818 gene encoding glycine-rich protein DOT1-like isoform X2: MDGSPTGRGGFRGRGGPGGPPMRGRGGFGDRGRGGPPRGGMMRGGRGGGPGGPGGMRGGPPGMRGRGGPPGRGGRGGHFPPGGPPDVGMVAGPGGGPPPPGMAGPPRGGRGGGGVGGFRGGRGRGDFGRGDMRGGGGGFRGRGGGMDRGGGRGGGRGGGGPPRGGPGGRGGFGDRGGRGGIGGRGGAIKRGGGPMGAGGPAKRPRFDQAPSQNSNGYSAPPNNQGYGSGGPPGNGYSQQQLPPQQQQQQPQPGGGGYGGYSAQQGPYAQPYSGYESYQQAPDYAQPTGYAAPAPTDGRYGGAPNVPPAAAYNSADPYSYGKASAPDYPSQDGGYGKQQDYGGSAGYQNAQSQRRY; encoded by the exons ATGGACGGCTCACCAACCGGCAGAGGAGGATTTCGCGGTCGTGGAGGACCCGGCGGACCGCCGATGAGGGGACGCGGTGGATTCGGAGACAGAGGACG AGGTGGACCCCCTAGGGGTGGTATGATGCGAGGCGGCCGAGGAGGAGGTCCTGGCGGACCAGGAGGGATGCGGGGTGGACCCCCTGGCATGAGAGGCAGAGGCGGGCCACCTGGTCGAGGAGGACGTGGCGGACACTTTCCCCCAGG AGGTCCACCAGATGTGGGAATGGTGGCAGGTCCAGGAGGTGGCCCTCCTCCGCCAGGCATGGCAGGTCCCCCCAGGGGAGGTCGAGGCGGTGGCGGAGTCGGTGGCTTCCGAGGTGGGAGAGGAAGAGGCGACTTTGGTAGAGGTGACATGCGTGGCGGTGGTGGAGGTTTCAGAGGACGCGGAGGCGGCATGGACCGCGGAGGTGGTAGGGGAGGTGGCCGTGG GGGTGGTGGTCCCCCAAGAGGCGGTCCAGGCGGCAGAGGTGGGTTTGGAGATCGAGGTGGTAGAGGAGGCATCGGCGGCAGAGGAGGCGCGATCAAGCGAGGTGGTGGCCCGATGGGAGCTGGTGGGCCAGCAAAGAGGCCCAGGTTCGATCAGGCTCCGTCGCAGAATTCAAATGGCTATTCTGCCCCACCAAATAA CCAGGGTTACGGCAGTGGTGGACCACCCGGCAACGGCTACTCTCAGCAGCAGCTGCCGccgcaacaacaacagcaacaaccaCAGCCAGGAGGTGGAGGATACGGTGGATACTCAGCGCAGCAGGGACCCTACGCTCAGCCTTATTCTGGCTACGAGAGCTATCAGCAGGCACCTGACTACGCCCAGCCTACC GGATACGCAGCGCCAGCACCTACGGACGGAAGGTATGGCGGAGCACCCAACGTACCACCTGCAGCCGCCTACAACTCGGCTGACCCCTATAGCTATGGAAAAGCATCTGCACCGG ACTATCCGAGTCAAGATGGCGGGTATGGGAAACAGCAGGACTATG GTGGCAGTGCTGGTTACCAAAACGCCCAGTCTCAGCGACGCTATTAA